Proteins from one Haloarchaeobius litoreus genomic window:
- the nirK gene encoding copper-containing nitrite reductase → MSSSTSRRRFLQAVGVGSATALAGCTIGSQHDDLSVVENELGSPASLSPAAPVDVDRVAADPRDIPAPITRTEPATIEVEMETTEVTAEVEPGVTFTYMTFDGQIPGPMVRARVGDTVDLTIRNNEANSMVHNVDFHAARGPGGGAEATTVAPGEEARLRFQVTYPGAFVYHCAVANVDYHISAGMFGLIVVEPEEGLPAVDHEFYLGQHELYTNGAAGEEGHHEFDFEAMAAEEPTYVLMNGEKYAIGPQGYDEMQVNTGETVRLFYAVGGPNLTSAFHPIGSVWDEVWEQGALASQPDRFVQTTPVLPGSSAVATMSFPVPGPVKLVDHALSRVARKGCLAVIDVQGPEDTTVFDPEPA, encoded by the coding sequence ATGAGTTCCAGCACGTCACGACGGCGGTTCCTGCAGGCGGTCGGAGTCGGTAGCGCGACGGCCCTCGCGGGCTGTACCATCGGCAGTCAGCACGACGACCTCTCCGTCGTCGAGAACGAGCTGGGGAGCCCGGCGTCGCTCTCGCCGGCCGCACCGGTCGACGTCGACCGCGTCGCCGCCGATCCGCGGGACATCCCCGCACCCATCACGCGGACCGAACCGGCGACGATCGAGGTCGAGATGGAGACGACCGAGGTCACCGCCGAGGTCGAGCCCGGCGTCACGTTCACGTACATGACCTTCGACGGCCAGATCCCCGGGCCGATGGTCCGGGCGCGTGTCGGCGACACGGTCGACCTCACCATCCGGAACAACGAGGCGAACTCGATGGTCCACAACGTCGACTTCCACGCCGCCCGCGGCCCCGGCGGCGGTGCCGAGGCGACGACGGTCGCCCCCGGCGAGGAGGCCCGGCTCCGCTTCCAGGTCACCTACCCCGGCGCGTTCGTCTACCACTGTGCAGTGGCGAACGTCGACTACCACATCTCCGCGGGGATGTTCGGTCTCATCGTCGTCGAGCCCGAGGAGGGCCTGCCCGCGGTCGACCACGAGTTCTACCTCGGCCAGCACGAGCTCTACACGAACGGCGCGGCCGGCGAGGAGGGCCACCACGAGTTCGACTTCGAGGCGATGGCCGCCGAGGAGCCGACGTACGTGCTGATGAACGGCGAGAAGTACGCCATCGGCCCGCAGGGCTACGACGAGATGCAGGTGAACACGGGCGAGACGGTCCGGCTGTTCTACGCGGTCGGCGGCCCGAATCTCACGTCCGCGTTCCACCCCATCGGCAGCGTCTGGGACGAGGTCTGGGAGCAGGGAGCCCTTGCGAGCCAGCCAGACCGGTTCGTCCAGACGACGCCGGTCCTGCCCGGTTCCTCGGCCGTGGCGACGATGTCGTTCCCGGTGCCCGGTCCGGTCAAGCTCGTCGACCACGCGCTCAGCCGCGTGGCCAGAAAGGGCTGCCTCGCCGTCATCGACGTCCAGGGGCCGGAGGACACCACGGTGTTCGACCCGGAGCCGGCGTAG
- a CDS encoding fluoride efflux transporter FluC, translating to MSDGAHVRTLALVAVGGFAGANARWGVDVALAGVPTGLAGTLAANVVGCVLLGFLVSLDRERVPRRVRLAVGTGFLSSFTTYSTFVVGAATSVPTVAVGYVVATYVFGFAGVGVGRLAAGRFEGRGVSA from the coding sequence ATGAGCGACGGGGCCCACGTTCGTACGCTCGCGCTGGTCGCTGTCGGTGGCTTCGCCGGAGCGAACGCCCGGTGGGGCGTCGACGTGGCGCTCGCGGGCGTCCCCACGGGGCTCGCCGGCACGCTCGCCGCCAACGTCGTGGGCTGCGTGCTGCTCGGCTTCCTCGTCTCGCTCGACCGCGAACGGGTCCCGCGCCGGGTCCGCCTCGCCGTCGGCACCGGCTTCCTCTCCTCGTTCACCACGTACAGCACGTTCGTCGTCGGCGCGGCGACCAGCGTCCCCACCGTCGCCGTCGGCTACGTCGTCGCGACGTACGTGTTCGGGTTCGCGGGCGTCGGTGTCGGCCGGCTGGCCGCGGGCCGGTTCGAAGGCAGGGGGGTATCCGCATGA
- the crcB gene encoding fluoride efflux transporter CrcB: MNLPAPLLVGLGGAVGAVGRQLVSVALTGREEAVPRGTFAVNVIGSLVLAALTAASPGGDVALLVGTGACGAFTTFSSFGVATVDRLERGRWLAAALNAFGTLAACLLAVVVGWGVGLAL; encoded by the coding sequence ATGAACCTGCCAGCCCCGCTGCTCGTCGGCCTCGGCGGCGCGGTCGGCGCGGTGGGTCGCCAGCTGGTCTCCGTCGCGCTCACCGGCCGCGAGGAGGCCGTCCCGCGCGGCACGTTCGCGGTGAACGTCATCGGGAGCTTGGTGCTCGCCGCGCTCACCGCGGCCAGCCCGGGTGGCGACGTGGCCCTGCTCGTCGGCACGGGAGCCTGCGGCGCGTTCACGACGTTCTCCTCGTTCGGCGTCGCGACCGTCGACCGGCTCGAACGCGGGCGCTGGCTCGCGGCGGCGCTCAACGCGTTCGGGACACTCGCGGCCTGTCTCCTCGCCGTCGTGGTCGGCTGGGGCGTCGGCCTCGCGCTCTAG
- a CDS encoding halocyanin domain-containing protein, which translates to MNTTQPHIDVDRRTVLRGVGTLAAGTALAGAASTPTRAQETPELVAWFENVDNFDGLVDARGESEVTVAVGSPGNGGAFGFGPAAVRVDPGTTVVWEWTGEGGMHNVAATDGAYESDLVDDASATFEHTFEGEGVSTYVCVPHEAMGMKAAVVVGDVPVDIGLGGLVEVEPDYGDWFDGVENYEGTVDMRGKEEVTVAVGAPGNGGNHAFEPAAVRVDPGTTVVWEWTGEGGAHDVQDSDGVFASEPTEAAGTTYSLTFDGDGISTYACTSGNAAAMRGAVVVGDPEAGVVHVSETSLLVGGLLGTALLFPLGLLAFLLATGEGDREGVVHAPGGNVPSKRRRPRR; encoded by the coding sequence ATGAACACGACGCAGCCACACATCGACGTCGACCGCCGAACCGTCCTCCGTGGGGTCGGGACCCTCGCAGCGGGCACCGCACTCGCCGGTGCCGCCAGCACGCCTACGCGGGCACAGGAGACGCCCGAACTCGTGGCGTGGTTCGAGAACGTCGACAACTTCGACGGGCTCGTCGACGCGCGTGGCGAGTCCGAGGTGACTGTCGCCGTCGGCTCGCCGGGCAACGGCGGCGCGTTCGGCTTCGGCCCGGCCGCGGTCAGAGTCGACCCCGGCACCACGGTCGTCTGGGAGTGGACCGGCGAGGGCGGGATGCACAACGTCGCCGCGACCGACGGCGCGTACGAGAGCGACCTCGTGGACGACGCGAGCGCGACGTTCGAGCACACCTTCGAGGGCGAGGGCGTCAGTACGTACGTCTGCGTCCCCCACGAGGCGATGGGGATGAAGGCCGCGGTCGTCGTCGGCGACGTGCCGGTCGACATCGGGCTCGGTGGGCTCGTCGAGGTGGAACCCGACTACGGCGACTGGTTCGACGGTGTCGAGAACTACGAGGGCACCGTCGACATGCGCGGCAAGGAGGAGGTCACCGTCGCCGTCGGCGCACCCGGGAACGGTGGCAATCACGCCTTCGAGCCCGCAGCGGTCCGTGTCGACCCGGGCACGACCGTCGTCTGGGAGTGGACCGGCGAGGGCGGCGCACACGACGTGCAGGACAGCGACGGCGTCTTCGCCAGCGAGCCCACCGAGGCCGCCGGCACGACCTACTCGCTCACCTTCGACGGCGACGGCATCAGCACGTACGCCTGCACCAGCGGGAACGCGGCCGCGATGCGTGGGGCCGTCGTCGTCGGCGACCCCGAAGCTGGGGTCGTCCACGTCAGCGAGACCTCGCTGCTCGTCGGGGGGCTGCTCGGGACGGCGCTCCTGTTCCCGCTCGGACTCCTCGCGTTCCTGCTCGCCACCGGCGAGGGCGACCGGGAGGGTGTCGTCCACGCGCCCGGCGGGAACGTCCCCTCGAAGCGGCGGCGTCCCCGGCGCTGA
- a CDS encoding sulfite oxidase-like oxidoreductase, which produces MSVTDVTDLYEEYGEDRLPPGQRETSKFPVLSKGNTPKFDPDTWEFRVTGAVENELTFDYDEFRALPSVTQRQDFHCVTGWSKFDCEFEGVTFPELAERADVHDDATHVMFAALDDYTTNLPLEECMRDEVLFTWEFDGDDLPPDHGGPLRVVTPHKYAYKGAKWVCGVEFLTDPERGYWERRGYSNTANPWNEERYS; this is translated from the coding sequence ATGAGCGTCACCGACGTCACGGACCTCTACGAGGAGTACGGCGAGGACCGCCTCCCGCCGGGGCAGCGCGAGACCTCGAAGTTCCCCGTGCTCTCGAAGGGGAACACCCCGAAGTTCGACCCCGACACGTGGGAGTTCCGCGTCACCGGCGCGGTCGAGAACGAGCTGACCTTCGACTACGACGAGTTCCGCGCCCTGCCGAGCGTGACGCAGCGCCAGGACTTCCACTGCGTCACCGGCTGGTCGAAGTTCGACTGCGAGTTCGAGGGCGTCACCTTCCCCGAACTCGCCGAGCGCGCGGACGTCCACGACGACGCCACCCACGTCATGTTCGCCGCGCTCGACGACTACACCACGAATCTGCCTCTGGAGGAGTGCATGCGCGACGAGGTGCTCTTTACGTGGGAGTTCGACGGGGACGACCTCCCGCCGGACCACGGCGGCCCGCTCCGGGTCGTCACCCCACACAAGTACGCGTACAAGGGCGCGAAGTGGGTCTGCGGCGTCGAGTTCCTGACCGACCCCGAGCGGGGCTACTGGGAGCGTCGGGGGTACTCAAACACGGCGAACCCCTGGAACGAGGAACGGTACAGCTAG
- a CDS encoding ribbon-helix-helix domain-containing protein → MPKVEINIPEHLEMQITQMVERGEFVNREEAIEDLISTGIKAYKTSGPIDDDEPGGGGYEDDGMMGHEDEYVF, encoded by the coding sequence ATGCCAAAGGTCGAAATCAACATCCCCGAACACCTCGAGATGCAGATCACCCAGATGGTAGAGCGCGGGGAGTTCGTGAACCGCGAGGAGGCCATCGAGGATCTCATCTCGACCGGGATCAAGGCCTACAAGACCAGTGGGCCCATCGACGACGACGAGCCCGGTGGCGGCGGCTACGAGGACGACGGGATGATGGGCCACGAAGACGAGTACGTCTTCTAA
- a CDS encoding YqaA family protein — protein MSVDPVVWLPLSELLPDFAGLAEAVRNASGIIGLAIIAVYSFLIAFVLPLPSEVVLAPVRTGTLALGFPTYLEYAIVIVVSGAGKAAGSVFAFHIGQEAKESGPVVRFLRNSRFNIIEWSEKKSVELARQYGYVGLAMALSVPFFPDTISIYAFAVLERDYKKFALATFAGSVGRLLVTMGAFGVAFVFL, from the coding sequence GTGTCGGTCGACCCGGTGGTCTGGCTCCCGCTCTCTGAACTCCTCCCCGACTTCGCCGGGCTCGCCGAGGCGGTCCGGAACGCCTCCGGGATCATCGGCCTCGCCATCATCGCGGTCTACTCCTTCCTCATCGCGTTCGTGCTGCCACTCCCGAGCGAGGTGGTCCTCGCCCCGGTCAGGACGGGGACGCTCGCGCTCGGGTTCCCGACATACCTCGAGTACGCCATCGTCATCGTCGTGAGCGGCGCCGGCAAGGCCGCCGGCAGCGTGTTCGCGTTCCACATCGGGCAGGAGGCCAAGGAGTCCGGACCCGTCGTCCGGTTCCTCCGGAACTCGCGGTTCAACATCATCGAGTGGTCCGAGAAGAAGTCCGTCGAGCTCGCCCGGCAGTACGGCTACGTCGGGCTGGCGATGGCGCTGTCGGTGCCGTTCTTCCCCGACACCATCTCGATCTACGCGTTCGCGGTGCTCGAACGCGACTACAAGAAGTTCGCGCTGGCGACGTTCGCGGGCAGCGTCGGCCGGCTGCTGGTGACCATGGGTGCCTTCGGGGTCGCGTTCGTGTTCCTCTAG
- the mfnA gene encoding tyrosine decarboxylase MfnA, with amino-acid sequence MRGQPQEFDRVLSSMCTEPHPVAREAAERFLATNPGDPATYQTVADLEDEAIAGLGELVGLDDPAGYIASGGTEANIQAVRIARNRAVSSTPNVVVPESAHFSFQKAADVLSVELRVAPLTDDWTADVGAVRRFCDEDTALVVGVAGTTEYGRVDPIPELADLAHDVGALCHVDAAWGGFVLPFTDHEWNFEHADIDTMTIDPHKMGAAAIPAGGLVARDGELFDALAVDTPYLESAKQATLTGTRSGAGVASTAAAMAELWPDGYREQYERSQANAEWVAGALAERGFDVVDPELPLVAVPMSDELFESLREADWRVSRTADGKLRIVCMPHVTRDVLEAFVADVDRLLPTANINT; translated from the coding sequence ATGCGCGGCCAGCCACAGGAGTTCGACCGGGTGCTCTCCTCGATGTGCACGGAACCCCACCCGGTCGCCCGCGAGGCCGCAGAGCGGTTCCTCGCCACGAACCCCGGGGACCCCGCGACGTACCAGACCGTCGCGGACCTGGAGGACGAGGCCATCGCCGGTCTCGGCGAACTCGTCGGACTCGACGACCCTGCGGGCTACATCGCCAGCGGCGGCACGGAGGCGAACATCCAGGCGGTGCGCATCGCCCGCAACCGGGCGGTGTCGAGCACGCCGAACGTCGTCGTCCCCGAGAGCGCGCACTTCTCCTTCCAGAAGGCCGCCGACGTGCTCTCCGTGGAGCTGCGGGTCGCCCCGCTCACCGACGACTGGACCGCCGACGTGGGTGCGGTGCGCCGGTTCTGCGACGAGGACACCGCGCTCGTCGTCGGCGTCGCCGGGACAACCGAGTACGGCAGGGTCGACCCCATTCCGGAACTCGCCGACCTCGCCCACGACGTGGGTGCACTCTGCCACGTCGACGCCGCGTGGGGCGGGTTCGTCCTCCCCTTCACCGACCACGAGTGGAACTTCGAGCACGCCGATATCGACACGATGACCATCGACCCGCACAAGATGGGTGCGGCGGCCATCCCGGCGGGCGGACTGGTCGCCCGCGACGGCGAGCTGTTCGACGCGCTCGCCGTCGACACGCCGTACCTCGAGTCCGCGAAGCAGGCGACGCTCACGGGCACCCGCTCCGGGGCGGGCGTGGCGAGCACGGCCGCAGCGATGGCCGAGCTCTGGCCCGACGGCTACCGCGAGCAGTACGAGCGCTCGCAGGCCAACGCCGAGTGGGTCGCGGGGGCGCTCGCGGAACGCGGCTTCGACGTGGTCGACCCGGAGCTGCCGCTGGTCGCCGTGCCGATGTCCGACGAGCTGTTCGAGTCGCTGCGCGAGGCGGACTGGCGGGTCTCCCGGACCGCCGACGGCAAGCTCCGCATCGTCTGCATGCCACACGTCACCCGCGACGTGCTGGAGGCGTTCGTCGCGGACGTCGACCGGCTGCTGCCCACTGCGAACATTAACACTTAG
- a CDS encoding RPA12/RPB9/RPC11 RNA polymerase family protein has protein sequence MQFCDECGSMMHTEGDTWVCRSCENEEPRDSQAEAAMTTQDGQQDDGSPDVADATQGSSETMQEPCPADDCDSDRAYYEMMPKPGGSYEVRLFTCVECGQKWRES, from the coding sequence ATGCAATTCTGTGACGAGTGTGGTTCGATGATGCACACGGAGGGCGACACGTGGGTGTGTCGCTCCTGTGAGAACGAGGAGCCACGTGACTCGCAAGCAGAAGCGGCGATGACGACCCAGGATGGACAGCAGGACGACGGATCGCCCGACGTGGCTGACGCGACCCAGGGCTCCAGCGAGACGATGCAGGAGCCCTGTCCGGCGGACGACTGCGACAGCGACCGTGCCTACTACGAGATGATGCCGAAGCCGGGCGGCTCCTACGAGGTTCGGCTGTTCACCTGCGTCGAGTGCGGCCAGAAGTGGCGCGAGTCCTGA
- a CDS encoding pyridoxal phosphate-dependent aminotransferase: MEYEKPLFFEIMSYAVHADRDVVDMVSGNPDWEPPASLRDGLREYADFDQSEFQYAPSEGLRDLREEIADRRGVDESQVVVTNGGGEANYLAMARALERGAGNEVILTDPVYPYYPGKTSMLGGKQRFVPTDDDGTLDPAAVREAASDDTACIVVNSPNNPTGAVYPEATIRELVAIAEDHDAILVSDEVYDHYDRSGRFSSALSVDSDHRIVTNSFSKTFAITGFRVGYAVFPEEHVEAAKARHMLVNVATTRPGQHAVLHALRNTDPAYHEANRELLAERVDTFTDALDEAGAAYTEPDGAFYVMARFDGYPGTVANTKELIDEAGVAGMPGEAFGDAFDDWFRFALVTPRVEEAADRLAERFG; encoded by the coding sequence ATGGAGTACGAGAAACCGCTGTTCTTCGAGATCATGTCGTACGCGGTCCACGCCGACCGCGACGTGGTCGACATGGTCAGCGGGAACCCCGACTGGGAGCCACCCGCGTCCCTGCGCGACGGCCTGCGCGAGTACGCCGACTTCGACCAGTCGGAGTTCCAGTACGCGCCCTCGGAGGGACTGCGCGACCTGCGCGAGGAGATCGCGGACCGCCGGGGCGTCGACGAGTCACAGGTCGTCGTCACGAACGGGGGCGGCGAGGCGAACTACCTCGCGATGGCCCGCGCGCTCGAACGCGGTGCTGGCAACGAGGTCATCCTGACGGACCCCGTCTACCCGTACTACCCGGGCAAGACCTCGATGCTCGGCGGAAAACAGCGGTTCGTCCCGACCGACGACGACGGCACGCTCGACCCCGCGGCCGTCCGCGAGGCCGCCAGCGACGACACCGCCTGCATCGTCGTCAACTCGCCGAACAACCCGACCGGCGCGGTCTACCCCGAGGCGACCATCCGCGAACTCGTCGCCATCGCGGAGGACCACGACGCCATCCTCGTCAGCGACGAGGTGTACGACCACTACGACCGCTCGGGCCGCTTTTCGAGCGCGCTGTCGGTCGACTCCGACCACCGCATCGTCACGAACTCCTTCTCGAAGACGTTCGCCATCACGGGCTTCCGCGTCGGCTACGCCGTCTTCCCCGAGGAACACGTCGAGGCCGCGAAGGCCCGACACATGCTCGTCAACGTCGCGACCACGCGCCCGGGCCAGCACGCCGTCCTCCACGCGCTCCGGAACACCGACCCGGCGTACCACGAGGCCAACCGCGAGCTGCTCGCCGAGCGCGTGGACACCTTCACCGACGCCCTCGACGAGGCCGGTGCGGCGTACACCGAGCCCGACGGCGCGTTCTACGTCATGGCCCGGTTCGACGGCTACCCCGGCACCGTCGCGAACACGAAGGAACTCATCGACGAGGCCGGCGTCGCCGGGATGCCCGGCGAGGCCTTCGGCGACGCGTTCGACGACTGGTTCCGGTTCGCGCTCGTCACACCCCGGGTCGAGGAGGCCGCCGACCGGCTCGCCGAGCGGTTCGGGTGA
- the ppsA gene encoding phosphoenolpyruvate synthase yields MAVLWLDDIRADDLESVGGKGASLGELTGAGLPVPPGFVVTAETYRKFIEAAGIDEELFEAVDVDVDDTEALAEAEARASELILGTEFPDELREEILEAYSHVGDGEAFVAVRSSATAEDLPDASFAGQQETFLNVTEEELLQRVRECWASLFTQRAIYYRTQQGFDHDDVNIAVVVQQMVDAEKSGVMFTSHPSTGAATMIVEAAWGLGEAVVSGSVSPDNYHLDRDSGSVEEVTVADKKVKMIKDPETGTTAEVDVPSDEREARVLSDDELAELRELGITVEEHYETPQDVEWAIVDGDVYMLQSRPITTIAEGDVGEADETRVDADIDSDTPGEASATDGGGANANVLVRGLGSSPGIASGRARIVKKLDQLDKVGEGDIIVTEMTTPDMVPAMRRAAGIVTDEGGMTSHAAIVSRELGVPAVVGAGDATTTLSDGQMITLDGDKGTIREGKTQTDEEREPVEEVRPQAPVKPMTATEVKVNVSIPEAAERAAATGADGVGLLRMEHMILSTNKTPERYIADHGEEAYVDEIIDGVQRVAEEFYPRPVRVRTLDAPTDEFRQLQGGEDEPQEHNPMLGYRGVRRSLDRPEVFKHELEAFRRLFSMGYDNVEIMLPLVNDAEDVLQVRQLMEEAGIDPTKRRWGVMVETPAAALSVGEMAEAGIDFASFGTNDLTQYVLAVDRNNENVADRFDELHPAILELITQTIETCREHDVATSICGQAGSKPQMVQHLVNTGISSISANIDAVRDVQHEVKRTEQKLVLDSVR; encoded by the coding sequence ATGGCAGTACTCTGGCTGGACGACATCCGGGCCGACGACCTGGAATCGGTCGGTGGCAAGGGGGCGTCCCTGGGCGAACTCACAGGCGCAGGGCTCCCCGTGCCACCCGGGTTCGTCGTCACGGCTGAGACGTACCGGAAGTTCATCGAGGCGGCGGGCATCGACGAGGAACTGTTCGAGGCGGTCGACGTCGACGTCGACGACACCGAAGCGCTCGCCGAAGCCGAGGCGCGCGCGAGCGAGCTGATCCTGGGAACCGAGTTCCCCGACGAGCTGCGCGAGGAGATCCTCGAGGCCTACAGCCACGTCGGCGACGGCGAGGCGTTCGTCGCGGTGCGCTCCTCGGCGACGGCGGAGGACCTCCCCGACGCGTCCTTCGCCGGCCAGCAGGAGACGTTCCTCAACGTCACCGAGGAGGAACTGCTCCAGCGCGTGCGTGAGTGCTGGGCGTCCCTGTTCACCCAGCGCGCAATCTACTACCGGACCCAGCAGGGGTTCGACCACGACGACGTGAACATCGCGGTCGTCGTCCAGCAGATGGTCGACGCCGAGAAGTCCGGCGTGATGTTCACCAGCCACCCCTCGACGGGTGCGGCGACGATGATCGTCGAGGCCGCGTGGGGGCTCGGCGAGGCCGTCGTCTCCGGTAGCGTCTCCCCGGACAACTACCACCTCGACCGCGACTCCGGCTCCGTCGAGGAGGTGACCGTCGCCGACAAGAAAGTCAAGATGATCAAGGACCCCGAGACCGGCACGACCGCCGAGGTCGACGTGCCGAGCGACGAGCGCGAGGCCAGGGTCCTCTCCGACGACGAACTCGCCGAGCTGCGCGAGCTCGGTATCACCGTCGAGGAGCACTACGAGACGCCCCAGGACGTGGAGTGGGCCATCGTCGACGGCGACGTGTACATGCTCCAGTCCCGCCCCATCACCACCATCGCGGAGGGTGACGTGGGCGAGGCCGACGAGACGCGCGTCGACGCCGACATCGACAGCGACACGCCGGGCGAGGCGAGTGCGACCGACGGCGGCGGGGCGAACGCCAACGTGCTCGTTCGCGGCCTGGGCTCCAGTCCGGGCATCGCCTCCGGCCGGGCGCGCATCGTCAAGAAGCTCGACCAGCTCGACAAGGTCGGCGAGGGCGACATCATCGTCACCGAGATGACGACGCCCGACATGGTGCCCGCGATGCGCCGCGCCGCCGGCATCGTCACCGACGAAGGTGGGATGACGAGCCACGCGGCGATCGTCTCGCGCGAGCTCGGCGTCCCGGCCGTCGTCGGCGCGGGCGATGCAACGACGACGCTCTCGGACGGCCAGATGATCACGCTCGACGGCGACAAGGGGACCATCCGCGAGGGCAAGACCCAGACCGACGAGGAGCGCGAACCCGTCGAGGAGGTCCGCCCGCAGGCCCCGGTGAAGCCGATGACCGCGACCGAGGTGAAGGTCAACGTCTCCATCCCCGAGGCCGCAGAGCGCGCGGCCGCGACCGGCGCAGACGGCGTCGGCCTGCTCCGCATGGAGCACATGATCCTCTCGACGAACAAGACGCCCGAGCGCTACATCGCGGACCACGGCGAGGAGGCGTACGTCGACGAGATAATCGACGGCGTCCAGCGCGTCGCCGAGGAGTTCTACCCACGCCCGGTCCGGGTGCGCACGCTCGACGCGCCGACCGACGAGTTCCGCCAGCTCCAGGGCGGCGAGGACGAGCCCCAGGAGCACAATCCGATGCTGGGCTACCGCGGGGTGCGCCGCAGCCTCGACCGGCCGGAGGTGTTCAAACACGAGCTGGAGGCGTTCCGCCGCCTGTTCTCGATGGGCTACGACAACGTCGAGATCATGCTCCCGCTCGTGAACGACGCCGAGGACGTCCTCCAGGTCCGCCAGCTGATGGAGGAGGCAGGTATCGACCCGACGAAGCGCCGCTGGGGCGTGATGGTCGAGACGCCGGCGGCCGCGCTGTCCGTGGGTGAGATGGCCGAGGCAGGCATCGACTTCGCCTCCTTCGGCACGAACGACCTCACGCAGTACGTCCTCGCCGTGGACCGGAACAACGAGAACGTCGCCGACCGCTTCGACGAGCTCCATCCGGCCATCCTCGAGCTCATCACCCAGACCATCGAGACCTGCCGCGAGCACGACGTGGCCACGAGTATCTGCGGGCAGGCCGGCTCCAAGCCCCAGATGGTCCAGCACCTCGTCAACACCGGCATCTCCAGCATCTCCGCGAACATCGACGCCGTGCGCGACGTCCAGCACGAGGTCAAGCGCACCGAGCAGAAGCTCGTGCTCGACTCGGTCCGGTAA
- a CDS encoding ArsA family ATPase, translated as MSDISVDPVDEVEDADDATDAQDESQHPADGISVDAVDTDEATADALDGVDAPEYVLYGGKGGVGKTTMAAATGLASAADGTRTLVVSTDPAHSLSDTFETEIPAEPTRIREDIPLFAAEIDPEQAMAEGEALFGGAGGGDAAADPFGDDTTGEAGPMGGDDPMGQGPMGGLGDMLGGDGEDPMSSMFGGAMPGADEAAAMQLFLEYLDDPRFDRVVVDTAPTGHTLRLLELPEVMDTMVGRIAKLRERLSGLMGGLGGMFGGGDGENQQSPDLDELADRIERLRAVLRDPAQTDFRIVMVPEEMSVFESRRLRAQLADFEIPVGTVVVNRVMEDLADVTDSVDADEFVKPNLADCEFCQRRWDVQQSALAEAQELFRGTDVRRVPLFADEVRGERMLRIVAACLD; from the coding sequence ATGAGCGACATCAGCGTCGACCCGGTCGACGAGGTCGAGGACGCCGACGACGCGACGGACGCGCAGGACGAGTCCCAGCACCCGGCCGACGGCATCTCGGTCGACGCGGTGGACACCGACGAGGCGACGGCGGACGCGCTGGACGGCGTCGATGCCCCGGAGTACGTCCTCTACGGCGGGAAGGGCGGCGTCGGCAAGACGACGATGGCGGCCGCGACGGGCCTCGCCAGCGCGGCCGACGGCACGCGCACGCTCGTCGTCTCCACGGACCCGGCGCACTCGCTGTCTGACACGTTCGAGACGGAGATTCCAGCGGAGCCGACGCGCATCCGCGAGGACATTCCGCTGTTCGCCGCGGAGATCGACCCCGAGCAGGCGATGGCGGAGGGGGAGGCCCTGTTCGGCGGCGCGGGCGGGGGCGACGCGGCCGCCGACCCGTTCGGCGACGACACGACCGGCGAGGCGGGGCCGATGGGCGGCGACGACCCGATGGGACAGGGACCGATGGGCGGCCTCGGCGACATGCTCGGCGGCGACGGCGAGGACCCCATGAGCTCGATGTTCGGCGGCGCGATGCCCGGCGCGGACGAGGCCGCCGCGATGCAGCTCTTTCTGGAGTACCTCGACGACCCGCGCTTCGACCGCGTCGTCGTCGACACCGCGCCGACGGGCCACACGCTCCGCCTGCTCGAACTTCCCGAGGTCATGGACACGATGGTCGGCCGCATCGCCAAGCTGCGCGAGCGGCTCAGTGGCCTGATGGGCGGGCTCGGCGGGATGTTCGGCGGGGGCGACGGCGAGAACCAGCAGTCGCCCGACCTCGACGAGCTGGCCGACCGCATCGAGCGCCTGCGTGCGGTCCTGCGGGACCCGGCACAGACCGACTTCCGCATCGTCATGGTGCCCGAGGAGATGAGCGTCTTCGAGTCCCGACGGCTGCGCGCCCAGCTCGCCGACTTCGAGATCCCCGTCGGGACGGTCGTCGTCAACCGGGTGATGGAGGACCTCGCCGACGTGACCGACTCCGTCGACGCCGACGAGTTCGTGAAGCCGAACCTCGCGGACTGCGAGTTCTGCCAGCGCCGCTGGGACGTCCAGCAGTCAGCGCTGGCGGAGGCACAGGAGCTGTTCCGCGGGACCGACGTTCGCCGCGTCCCGCTGTTCGCCGACGAGGTGCGCGGGGAGCGGATGCTCAGAATCGTGGCCGCCTGTCTGGACTGA